GACTGACTGTGCCTGTGGTGCATTGAATGTTTACACCTCTAACAACCTGAGAAACAAATGACACATTATTGGTCCATGGCCTCAGGCGTACAGTATGTCACCTTGTTTGATTATGTTTAAGTAGGGAAATAATGTAGCCTATGAATGAACTTTTGGATAGTTTCAATTGTTGAtggctgtatttttttttttaattcatttttttactattctgctgctgctttgtgccctacccccaccccctgcagcattaatgagaaaaaaaagaacaatcagATTCCTGACATCTGCCAAAGCAGAATGTGAATGCAGTCACTTGCTCTGTCTTCTTTGATATCAATTATATCTGTTGTATTCTGTATCCCCCCTGTGCTGCCTTCCCTCCCACACTATGTTAAACTAATGTAAGATGTCATAGGTTTACACTTGGAATGAAACAAAGTGAATGTATAAATAGATttagtgatctgtgtgtgtgtgtgtgtgtgtgtctggttccTGATTCTTAACTGAGAAGCTTAACTAAACTTTATCATAAAACTTTTTTGGTATAAAACCTCATGTATCACTGCTGTGTGGTCGATATTTACATTTTGGCAGTGTTTtatatatacaatacaatatacatatatatatttttaaaaaagcaagtcatttgtattatttgtattttcagactGGTCCATTGCATTTAAATGCATACACAAAAACAGGATAAAAGATGATTTTGGAACAAACTgacattgttttgttgtaattGTCTTACTGTGGTTTCCATTTATGTTGCTTGAATATGTACATTAGGGTACACTGCATGGAGAAGTATGAacaagtttatatatatatataaagagagagagagagtttacaTTCACGTAAAGTACACTGCACGTACAGAGAACATGTTCTCTTCTGTGgataaaaaaagctagaataaaaagcagaaaaaggtTTTCTCTATGAGCATGGCTTCCAATTTGAACAAAACAGCATCTTCCTGAAGGCTTGTCTGAGCTCTGCGCTGCGGAAGGCATAGATGCCTGGGTCAATCATGGCGTGGCTCATCAGCAGAACTATGTGCAGCTCGAACAGCGATCGGTAGCACTCGCAGTATGGGTTTGTGGGGCACACCATGATGATGATAAGGTGGACAAAAAACGGAGCCCAACACGCCATGAATGTCCCGAACAGGATGGTGAGAGTCAGGGCCCCTCTCATGCTGCAGCCCCTCCGACGACATTTCCCCCCGCCACTGCTTGGCAGAGCTGCAATCTTTAGGGCATGGATGCGAGCCAGCATGAACATGTAGACATAGAGGAAGCAGATAATCACCAAGGAGATGGCGAAGAAGACGACAAAGCAGATCATGGTGAACTTGACATCAAAGAACCTCACCGTAAGTATGGCTGACACACCACACAATGTCCAGATGACACCCAAGATTGCCCTGGTGCGTTGCATTGTCATAATGTTGTGATATCGCAGTGCATGGAAGATGGTAATGtaactgaaaatgaaacaaagattTAAATTTTCCTCAATCATGAAGCTTTAAACCTTCAGTAATTGACTTTTGTTGCCGTgtgttgtgaaaaaaaaaagcaaacacaaaactgacatttcttttttccttttaagcTCATACATAGAAttgttttttgaaaaataattgcTTATTTACATACAGTATGCATGTCTGACTCAACAAAGATATGTTAAGACAGAGTCCCAGTTAGCCCTGATGTTTATTGTATGAATTAATGTTGATGTAAAAAAATAGAAGCAGAGGTTGACTATATTCAGGGACCAAAACAGCCACGGAACCAGCTACAGTATGACCACATTGATTCTGGTTTCATTAACAGTCAATTTATCCATATTCCCAATGATTTACGCAGTTCAAAGCATAATGATTTACATTAGTGTTCTTGTTGATTATATTCATACCATTACACATGTGGCCTAAAGTATCATAAACATTCATCTATAACCCTTTGGTGTGCATATCCCAGCCCTACCCACATACCGGTCCACAGCAATGGCCAGGAAACTGGAGATTGAGCCAACAAATGACATACACAGCAGGGAGTCCATCACATCGTCCAACTTTGTCTCAGAGGAGCCTCTTTTCTCCAGCTGCCCCACGTCGGCAAACACAATCATCAGGGTCTCCCAGGTTTTGGTGAGGTTggcgatggtgttgaaggctGCCAGGCTGCAGATGAAGCAATACATGGGCGAGTGAAGGTCCCTATTTCGTATGACAGCCAACACAACCAGGAAGTTCTCACCCAGGCTCACTAATCCCATGGTGAAGAAGAGAGGGACGGGGACTTTCACTTCAGGGCAGTCCGTCTGGAATGCTGAGGTCGTGTTCATTGTTCTGTTCAGAGGGAAACTGTCCAAAGCTGTCATGATATTGAGGAGATTAGGTCAAAATTCAGGTCAGAAATACAATGTGAATTTCCTTATTTAAATCTTCtttaaatcaaatacaataatttaCACGATTTGATTACGATGAAAATGGGACCAAAACCAAATAAAAGTAACAATATAATTTTTAGTAAGATCaaattttttccatttttcaccAGTGAACAAAAAAATAGGAAGAGGGATAAACAATTAATAGCTGCCCAAAATACCTCCGATATAGTGTGAGGGGCTGCTCTGCTGTTACCTTTTAGTAATGTTCTGTGTCTGCACTGTACTAAGGTATTCATcagcaacaaagacaaactgtaTAAAACCAGTACACCAACACATATAAAAAGGTAAGCTAATGCAACATTATCAGTTAATGTGATTGTGGAAGTAGCTTGACTGTTACTTTTAGATGGCTGGGGCTCGCAGTTTCTAAGTACTTGTGTAATTGTCTTACCTTCATTAAATAATTTTTCTCGATGTGCATACTTGGGACACACAATATCATAGATAATTGGTGCACAgtaaattaacacacacattaattgactaaaataatatttatttattgtttgtttgataaTTTGGTTGCATACTGCAGGTCACAGAGTCTGAGGACACAGTGGGACACAATGCTTATGGTATCGTGTAGCTCACTTGTAAAATACACAGAGCGCACATTGATTATGTATTCAATGTGGAATTGAAAGTATAGGAGACTGTTTATGAAGTGATTAATATGGGAAAATTGAGAAGCTTATTGAAACTAGTAGGTTTTTGAATTATATTTAATAGTATTAAATCAGGATCTTTGGTGGGTaaatatttattagttttatatgtatattttttagcAATGGTTTTGTGTAAATaattattgtgtatttatactGGGGGTTATGTGTGGGGTTCTTGGAAGATGGTATGTGCCAGCCGAATTAATTGACAGCCATCTCTATATAAAGCAGCTAGTCTGAGTATGTGTTTGGATGCAAGATTACCTGTACACCAGGGTAAATAAAATTGCTTCAAGCCTGAACTGAACccatgtgtttttcctctctggaAGCATTGACTGCTGGAGCCAGCTAACAATGGCCATTTTGCATATTACTAGCAGAAGGAATAAGTACATTTTCAAGATTGATATTGACGCCAAATCTTCCTCTGGACTTTCACTCAAGATATGTAATTATCTCGTCACATATCCGAGCCTTATTAGGTGAATTGGTGAATAGTTGGTGAATCCACAGGTTAAAAAATGTATCTACCGAAGAGTCTGCCATAGCTTCAAATGCTCAGAagacatgcatttaaaaaatgtatatccaaataaaaaaacagaaacaagacaACTGCAATCTAACCATTTAAGTaagtttgagtccaagtgacaactggtcaaagaCTTGAGATATCCTGTTCATGTTCAGgatggctgtggctcaggggataGAGGAGGGTTGATCTAAGTCTTCCCCATATGGggatgccgaagtgtccttgggcaagattctGAACCTCAAATTACCACATAGATGTTCACACACTTTGAGCggtcatcaagacaagaaaagcacAATAGATATAGAGACCATATCAATACATATAATCAGAGGAATTTGTCAAGTGCAGTTTCTAAAGGGGatagaaatatatatgtatatttcagTCAACAACTTTAATACCATTTCATACATATGAAAAGTTATAATGCAAAACTTTGTGGAGCTGTCATGCTGTGGTTCGGGTTAAAAATGCCATGCATTCATAAACTGGTTTAGGAAGGAAATCACAtgggaaataaaatatattctttTGATAAGGTGCAGAAGCCATtctcaaatgtttaaattagatagattactttattcatccccaaagggaaattaggtcaATTCCCCTTTAAATTAAAGAGAAATCAGTGTCTATTACTGAATTCTGTCCAACAATGCTGttgaatatattaaattatttctattatttatttctatggTCACTTATGATGATAAATGAACAGAAAGATAGGCCCGCATAAATAGTTGGctttttgtgcatttcatgCTGGCTGTCCATGCAATGCTAAAGGGATGACAGGAAATAATTTCCACAACCAGATGAACAAACACCAGGTTCAgcagctgcctcctctctccaaAAACATTCTGATTTTTTATATCAGACAGGGCCTGTATTTGCATAAACATGATTTGATTGCCTAGTGTCTACTCTTGAGTATttggttaaaggtccagtgtgtaagattttggtgacagggaactattggcagaaatttaatgtagaataatcctcatgatgttcttACTAgcttgtttcatctaaattgtatgaattctagttttatttacctcagaaaaggccctttaaatcaaatatacaCTGAGGGGActctctctacggaggccaccatgttttttacagtagtgcAGACTAGACAAACTACACACTTTATGACtactgaaggcttccacaggttctctttcatgtttggaaggggagggcgaggtgaggggtgttcagctgcaaaatgcaatttcaacactagatatcacaaaattctacacactgtacctttaaacaagATTTAGTTGGATGTTGCCTGTGCTGCTACTTCAAAACTTTAGAATTCTACTGCACACAGCACAAGCAAGGCAAAGTAACTGAACCCTAAAGCAGTTAAACAATGCATGACATCATCGgattcaaagtgtgtttccGTCGAAGAATCCACTGTGTATGAGTGCTCCATATGGCTGTAATTTGGCACAATTCTAATTAGCGTTCTTAACACTAGCCAACATACTAAGACTGTGCATTAACATGCTCCTTGGAAGGTCCCATTTCCTGAGTTGTGAGTTGTGCTTTGCAGTCAGAATttggacaaaaacataaaagctATTAACATAGTGTGTTTTTTTGGAGAGGCTTTAAATAACACATCTTTCCGTATTGGCTAAAGAGTGTGCAACTAGGCACTTGTCAGAGATGGACATAGAGTCTGCAAGTGAAGAAAGTGTCACATTTGACAAGTTGACATTAGAAGTCATGATTTAGAGTTCattataaattatgttaatTGATTTCAAAGTGATGAACAACAACTTGGCAACTCATACCAAGCAatatctgcaccaaacttcatTGCTAAAAATATTTGTCACAATGTTTCCTCTGCCACTAATTTTGATAACACTTTCACTGACCCCTCAGTAAAGAAACTATGGAACTAGATTCTTGACAAaactcaacaaacaaacaaaaatgttttacaaattcCCTACCATTCACTTGCAAACACAGCATGGtttgcaaatacaaaacacacccaacaaacaaataaactacatatacataatgaatgaattgaagtacaaaagaaaaaatcccACTGGTATAAAAAAAGGGTAAACgctgtgtatttatatagcacttttcagtacagttttacattcacccattcacaaaaatatttatacagTGCATTTACAATATGTACAGC
This region of Paralichthys olivaceus isolate ysfri-2021 chromosome 13, ASM2471397v2, whole genome shotgun sequence genomic DNA includes:
- the mc2r gene encoding adrenocorticotropic hormone receptor, with the translated sequence MNTTSAFQTDCPEVKVPVPLFFTMGLVSLGENFLVVLAVIRNRDLHSPMYCFICSLAAFNTIANLTKTWETLMIVFADVGQLEKRGSSETKLDDVMDSLLCMSFVGSISSFLAIAVDRYITIFHALRYHNIMTMQRTRAILGVIWTLCGVSAILTVRFFDVKFTMICFVVFFAISLVIICFLYVYMFMLARIHALKIAALPSSGGGKCRRRGCSMRGALTLTILFGTFMACWAPFFVHLIIIMVCPTNPYCECYRSLFELHIVLLMSHAMIDPGIYAFRSAELRQAFRKMLFCSNWKPCS